The genomic DNA CCGCCATCCCGAGCAGCCGGCACGTCTCCGCGAGCCGTTCCCGGTGGCGGTCCCACAGGAACACCTCGCCCCCATAGGCGCGGCAGGTCTCGAAGGCGGCGTCGCCGTACCGGAACCCGCGGTCGTCGACGTGGACCGTGGCGTCCTCGCGGTCGACGAGGTCGCCGTCGACGTGGTAGTACATATCAGTCCGTTTTACACTGCGAACAGAAGGCCGCTATCATCTGCTCGCCGGCGTCGGTCAGGATGCTCTCCGGGTGAAACTGGACGCCAATGTGGGGCCTTTCGCGGTGACGGACGCCCATGACGACGCCGCGCTCGTCGTCGGTACGCGCTGTCTCCACGAGCGACGCCGGCAACTCGCCCGGCTCGACCGAAAGTGAGTGGTAGCGCCCGACCTCGAAGCGGTCCGGAAGCGACGCGAAGATGCCGCGGCCGTCGTGGTTGATGACCGATGGCTTTCCGTGGACGACCTCCGGGGCATGGCCGACAGCGGCGCCGTTGGCGGCACACAGCGCTTGGTGGCCGAGACAGACTCCCAGTGTCGGATACGACAGCGACTCGAATATCGGCATCGACACGCCAGCATCGGTTGGTGTCCCCGGTCCCGGCGAGACCACGATGCCGTCGGGGTCGAGCCGTCCGATTCCCGCAGCGGATATCTCATCGTTGCGCCGAACCACAACGTTGGCGTGCGTGCCGACGTACTGAACGAGGTTGTAGACGAAGGAGTCGTAGTTGTCGATAACGAGCACGGTCGGCTGGCTCTCGGCGTCTTCCCCGGTCATCGCTTTGCCGCCTCCATCGTGAACGTCGCCCGCTCGGCGAGTGCTTCGTCTATCGCCGTTACGA from Natronomonas pharaonis DSM 2160 includes the following:
- a CDS encoding anthranilate synthase component II: MTGEDAESQPTVLVIDNYDSFVYNLVQYVGTHANVVVRRNDEISAAGIGRLDPDGIVVSPGPGTPTDAGVSMPIFESLSYPTLGVCLGHQALCAANGAAVGHAPEVVHGKPSVINHDGRGIFASLPDRFEVGRYHSLSVEPGELPASLVETARTDDERGVVMGVRHRERPHIGVQFHPESILTDAGEQMIAAFCSQCKTD